The following proteins are encoded in a genomic region of Labeo rohita strain BAU-BD-2019 chromosome 5, IGBB_LRoh.1.0, whole genome shotgun sequence:
- the mob1a gene encoding MOB kinase activator 1A isoform X2, translating to MSFLFGSRSSKTFKPKKNIPEGSHQYELLKHAEATLGSGNLRAAVMLPEGEDLNEWIAVNTVDFFNQINMLYGTITEFCTETSCSVMSAGPRYEYHWADGTNIKKPIKCSAPKYIDYLMTWVQDQLDDETLFPSKIGVPFPKNFMSVAKTILKRLFRVYAHIYHQHFDSVMQLQEEAHLNTSFKHFIFFVQEFNLIDRRELAPLQDLIEKLGSKDR from the exons ATGAGTTTCTTGTT TGGAAGCCGTTCATCAAAGACATTCAAGCCCAAGAAGAATATCCCGGAAGGCTCTCATCAATATGAACTGCTGAAACATGCAGAAGCCACCTTAGGGAGTGGAAACCTTCGAGCTGCTGTGATGTTGCCAGAGGGAGAGGACCTCAACGAGTGGATTGCTGTCAATA cTGTGGACTTCTTCAACCAGATCAACATGCTCTATGGCACAATCACTGAATTCTGCACAGAAACCAGCTGCTCTGTTATGTCTGCGGGGCCCAG GTATGAATATCACTGGGCAGACGGCACCAACATCAAAAAACCCATCAAGTGTTCTGCTCCCAAGTACATTGACTACTTGATGACCTGGGTTCAGGATCAGCTGGACGATGAAACACTCTTCCCATCTAAGATTG GCGTTCCTTTCCCAAAGAACTTCATGTCTGTGGCGAAGACTATACTGAAGCGTCTGTTCAGGGTTTATGCTCATATTTACCACCAGCATTTTGACTCAGTCATGCAGCTTCAGGAGGAAGCTCATCTTAACACCTCCTTTAAGCATTTTATCTTCTTCGTGCAG GAGTTCAATCTCATCGATCGCAGAGAGCTGGCGCCCCTGCAGGACCTTATCGAGAAACTCGGCAGCAAGGATAGATAG
- the mob1a gene encoding MOB kinase activator 1A isoform X1 — protein MSFLFGSRSSKTFKPKKNIPEGSHQYELLKHAEATLGSGNLRAAVMLPEGEDLNEWIAVNTVDFFNQINMLYGTITEFCTETSCSVMSAGPRYEYHWADGTNIKKPIKCSAPKYIDYLMTWVQDQLDDETLFPSKIGLFEFPFVMNRYTVKAFHTGSFVCHLHHCLFRPGVPFPKNFMSVAKTILKRLFRVYAHIYHQHFDSVMQLQEEAHLNTSFKHFIFFVQEFNLIDRRELAPLQDLIEKLGSKDR, from the exons ATGAGTTTCTTGTT TGGAAGCCGTTCATCAAAGACATTCAAGCCCAAGAAGAATATCCCGGAAGGCTCTCATCAATATGAACTGCTGAAACATGCAGAAGCCACCTTAGGGAGTGGAAACCTTCGAGCTGCTGTGATGTTGCCAGAGGGAGAGGACCTCAACGAGTGGATTGCTGTCAATA cTGTGGACTTCTTCAACCAGATCAACATGCTCTATGGCACAATCACTGAATTCTGCACAGAAACCAGCTGCTCTGTTATGTCTGCGGGGCCCAG GTATGAATATCACTGGGCAGACGGCACCAACATCAAAAAACCCATCAAGTGTTCTGCTCCCAAGTACATTGACTACTTGATGACCTGGGTTCAGGATCAGCTGGACGATGAAACACTCTTCCCATCTAAGATTGGTTTGTTTGAATTTCCTTTTGTTATGAACCGTTATACAGTGAAAGCTTTCCATACAGGCTCATTTGTGTGTCATTTACACCACTGTTTATTCCGTCCAGGCGTTCCTTTCCCAAAGAACTTCATGTCTGTGGCGAAGACTATACTGAAGCGTCTGTTCAGGGTTTATGCTCATATTTACCACCAGCATTTTGACTCAGTCATGCAGCTTCAGGAGGAAGCTCATCTTAACACCTCCTTTAAGCATTTTATCTTCTTCGTGCAG GAGTTCAATCTCATCGATCGCAGAGAGCTGGCGCCCCTGCAGGACCTTATCGAGAAACTCGGCAGCAAGGATAGATAG